From a single Pyxidicoccus xibeiensis genomic region:
- a CDS encoding bifunctional serine/threonine-protein kinase/formylglycine-generating enzyme family protein, producing MRPANASASTADASQCLTDDLLVALLEGRLPDEVLSRVHGHAARCDACRKLLVDVSRYGLPSAGKSGGTGTTPVPGRESPGTPDWTPPVEFDEFRRERLIGRGGMGVVYLAYDRSLERRVAVKFIASSEPEPWVRAYFETEARAIARLQHPNVVTVFRVGKVDGHPYIVSEYVEGRSLAELPVPMPWRRVLPLGVGLARGLAAAHSRGVLHRDLKPSNAILTGDGEVKLLDFGLAERFDDAQGAPEGPKLVVGTLPYMAPELLARAPATPRSDLYALGLILRELCTGEAPRKGVAPGALGPEVDPDFAAIIARCLAPNPLERFASADALCEALERLERISAPAPLVDGNPYRGLAPFEAEHRALFFGRDADIRAVLERLRHRPFVLVAGDSGAGKSSLCRAGIVPRVAAGALDDGRERATVTLWPGRYPIEALAAALAPVLGRKEAELVVALTDSPAGFGRTLREVRPGGRGLLLCIDQLEELITLSEPVQAERLARLLGELALPSEGVRVLLAVRGDFLTRVCVLPGLGDEAERALYILRPMSPDNVREAIVGPARSRGVVFESEELVQALVASTAHGAGGLPLLQFALAELWERRSPAEGRITHASLAAMGGVAGALSRHADGMLARLSPSEREAARRLLLQLVTAEGTRIERGEDELVDVPDEASRAALRALVEGRLLHVRTAGGQPRYEIAHDSLIGSWGTLRGWLDDDIGHRALRKRVEAASAEWVRLLRAPEALWGQRQLDESRPLTLSSLGPRERDFLLASRHAVARARWGRWLGVLAVVLAAGASYGGLRLQAHLEDSRFIAARTGSAREALVEGRGLAARAAARREEALALFDGRPSAATSPEALPIAGLRDVAEQRWEETLALRDQADAAYVRASQTLEKALDRDRGHAGTRELLAEVAYERVLLAERFLQPRAHAERMQHLEQVAEAGPGAQWLQRLQVPAEVSLVTDPPDARVELARYTDVQGQRRREPVPGMDRLTATSMASVRLPAGSYHLRFSHPGRAPVDLPLLLSHGAREPVRVTLPAAVPEGYAYVPPGCLLLGSGEPEEVRGSMLSPPLHRFCLGEGYLIGRTEVTFGDWLAYLDDLPEGEPARRLLEQPRFSATGAVTLRKKPGEGWVFSFYRSLEDVFTAKVGEPFHNPARARRHTADWQRFPLTGVSAVDLEGYFFWLDRTGRLPGARLCSEHEWEFAARGADGRRYPHGDRLLPDDANIDTTYDRQPLAFGPDMVGEHPASVSPFGLMDVSGNAYELVRSLTPELGRVAIRGGGFYYDSFAAHIANIGAGDPTQRDASIGVRVCASFTPR from the coding sequence ATGCGGCCGGCCAATGCCAGCGCTAGCACGGCGGATGCATCCCAATGTCTGACGGATGACCTCCTGGTCGCGCTGCTCGAAGGGCGCCTGCCGGACGAGGTCCTGTCCCGGGTCCATGGCCACGCGGCCCGGTGCGACGCCTGCCGGAAGCTCCTCGTGGACGTCTCCCGGTATGGCCTTCCGTCAGCGGGGAAGAGTGGGGGGACGGGCACCACCCCCGTGCCGGGGCGTGAGTCGCCGGGGACTCCGGACTGGACGCCGCCGGTCGAGTTCGACGAGTTCCGGCGCGAGCGCCTCATCGGTCGTGGGGGCATGGGGGTCGTCTACCTGGCCTACGACAGGTCGCTGGAGCGCCGCGTCGCGGTGAAGTTCATCGCCTCGAGCGAGCCCGAGCCCTGGGTTCGCGCGTACTTCGAGACCGAGGCACGCGCGATTGCCCGGCTGCAGCACCCGAACGTCGTCACCGTCTTCCGCGTGGGGAAGGTCGACGGGCACCCTTACATCGTTTCCGAGTACGTGGAGGGCCGGAGCCTCGCGGAGCTGCCGGTCCCCATGCCCTGGCGGCGGGTGCTGCCCCTGGGCGTGGGCCTGGCCCGGGGCCTGGCGGCGGCGCACAGCAGGGGCGTGCTCCACCGCGACCTGAAGCCGTCCAATGCCATCCTCACCGGGGACGGCGAGGTGAAGCTGCTCGACTTCGGCCTGGCCGAGCGGTTCGATGACGCGCAGGGCGCGCCGGAAGGGCCGAAGCTCGTCGTGGGCACGCTGCCGTACATGGCGCCGGAGCTGCTGGCGCGCGCCCCGGCGACTCCGCGCAGCGACCTGTATGCCCTGGGCCTCATCCTTCGCGAGCTGTGCACGGGCGAGGCGCCCCGGAAGGGCGTCGCGCCTGGCGCGCTCGGGCCGGAGGTCGACCCCGACTTCGCCGCCATCATCGCCCGCTGCCTCGCGCCCAATCCCCTGGAGCGGTTCGCCTCGGCCGACGCGCTGTGCGAGGCCCTGGAGCGCCTGGAGCGCATCAGCGCCCCCGCGCCCCTGGTGGACGGCAATCCCTATCGCGGCCTCGCGCCCTTCGAGGCCGAGCACCGGGCGCTCTTCTTCGGGCGAGACGCGGACATCCGCGCGGTCCTGGAGCGCCTGCGTCACCGGCCCTTCGTCCTGGTGGCGGGGGACTCCGGGGCGGGCAAGTCGTCGCTGTGCCGCGCGGGCATCGTGCCCCGGGTCGCCGCCGGGGCCTTGGATGACGGGCGCGAGCGGGCCACCGTCACCCTGTGGCCGGGGCGCTACCCGATAGAGGCCCTGGCCGCCGCGCTCGCGCCCGTCCTCGGACGCAAGGAGGCCGAGCTCGTCGTCGCGCTCACGGACTCGCCCGCGGGGTTCGGCCGTACGCTGCGCGAGGTGCGGCCGGGAGGGCGCGGCCTGCTGCTGTGCATCGACCAGCTCGAGGAGCTCATCACCCTGTCGGAGCCGGTGCAGGCGGAGCGCCTGGCACGCCTCCTCGGGGAGCTGGCCCTGCCGTCCGAGGGCGTGCGCGTGCTGCTGGCGGTGCGGGGCGACTTCCTGACGCGGGTGTGCGTGCTGCCCGGCCTGGGAGACGAGGCCGAGCGGGCGCTCTACATCCTGCGGCCCATGTCGCCCGACAACGTGCGCGAGGCCATCGTCGGCCCCGCGCGCAGCCGGGGCGTGGTCTTCGAGTCCGAGGAGCTCGTCCAGGCGCTCGTGGCCTCCACGGCGCATGGTGCGGGCGGCCTGCCGCTGCTCCAGTTCGCGCTCGCGGAGCTGTGGGAGCGGCGCAGCCCGGCGGAGGGCCGCATCACCCACGCGTCGCTCGCCGCGATGGGCGGCGTGGCCGGGGCGTTGTCGCGGCATGCCGACGGGATGCTCGCGCGGCTGAGCCCGTCCGAGCGCGAGGCGGCGCGGCGCCTCCTCCTCCAACTGGTGACGGCGGAGGGCACGCGCATCGAGCGCGGCGAGGACGAGCTGGTCGACGTCCCGGACGAGGCCTCCCGTGCCGCCCTGCGCGCGCTCGTGGAGGGCCGGCTCCTGCACGTGCGCACCGCGGGAGGCCAGCCCCGCTACGAGATTGCCCACGACTCGCTCATCGGGAGCTGGGGCACGCTGCGCGGCTGGCTGGACGACGACATCGGGCACCGGGCGCTGCGCAAGCGGGTGGAGGCGGCGAGCGCCGAGTGGGTGCGGCTGCTGCGCGCCCCGGAGGCGCTGTGGGGGCAGCGGCAGCTCGACGAGTCGCGGCCTCTCACGCTGTCCTCCCTGGGGCCCCGGGAACGCGACTTCCTGCTGGCCTCCCGCCACGCGGTGGCGCGTGCGCGCTGGGGGCGCTGGCTCGGCGTGCTCGCCGTGGTGCTCGCGGCCGGCGCTTCGTATGGCGGACTCCGGCTGCAGGCGCACCTCGAGGATTCGCGCTTCATCGCCGCGCGGACCGGGTCGGCGCGCGAGGCGCTCGTCGAGGGACGCGGGCTGGCCGCGCGCGCCGCCGCTCGCCGCGAGGAGGCGCTCGCGCTGTTCGACGGCCGGCCCTCCGCGGCCACCAGCCCGGAGGCCCTGCCCATCGCCGGGCTCCGCGATGTCGCCGAGCAGCGCTGGGAGGAGACCCTGGCCCTGCGCGACCAGGCGGACGCGGCCTACGTCCGCGCGAGCCAGACCCTGGAGAAGGCGCTCGACCGCGACCGGGGCCACGCGGGCACGCGTGAGCTCCTGGCGGAGGTGGCCTACGAGCGTGTCCTGCTCGCCGAGCGCTTCCTCCAGCCACGGGCGCACGCCGAGCGGATGCAGCACCTGGAGCAGGTGGCCGAGGCGGGGCCGGGCGCGCAGTGGCTCCAGCGGCTCCAGGTCCCGGCGGAAGTCTCTCTCGTGACGGATCCTCCCGACGCCCGGGTCGAGCTGGCGCGCTACACCGACGTGCAGGGGCAGCGGCGGCGCGAGCCCGTTCCGGGGATGGACCGGCTCACGGCCACCTCCATGGCCAGCGTGCGCCTGCCCGCGGGCTCCTACCACCTTCGCTTCTCCCACCCGGGCCGCGCGCCGGTGGACCTGCCTCTGCTGCTCTCCCATGGCGCGCGCGAGCCGGTTCGAGTCACGCTCCCCGCGGCCGTGCCGGAGGGCTACGCCTACGTCCCACCGGGCTGTCTCCTCCTGGGAAGCGGGGAGCCGGAGGAGGTGCGCGGCTCCATGCTCAGCCCGCCGCTGCACCGCTTCTGCCTGGGGGAGGGGTACCTCATCGGGCGGACGGAGGTGACGTTCGGGGACTGGCTGGCCTACCTCGACGACCTGCCCGAAGGGGAGCCCGCGAGACGGCTCCTGGAGCAGCCCCGCTTCAGCGCCACCGGCGCCGTCACCCTCCGGAAGAAGCCGGGGGAAGGGTGGGTCTTCTCCTTCTACCGCTCCCTCGAGGACGTCTTCACGGCGAAGGTGGGGGAGCCGTTCCACAATCCGGCAAGGGCGCGACGGCACACGGCCGACTGGCAGCGGTTCCCCCTGACGGGCGTCTCCGCCGTGGACCTGGAGGGCTACTTCTTCTGGCTGGACCGGACGGGCCGGCTCCCGGGCGCGCGCCTGTGCAGCGAGCACGAGTGGGAGTTCGCCGCCCGCGGGGCCGATGGCCGCCGCTACCCGCATGGAGACAGACTCCTGCCCGACGATGCCAACATCGACACGACGTATGACCGGCAGCCCCTTGCCTTCGGGCCCGACATGGTCGGCGAGCACCCGGCCTCGGTGAGTCCCTTCGGGCTGATGGACGTGTCCGGCAACGCGTATGAGCTCGTGCGCTCCCTGACGCCAGAGCTGGGGCGCGTCGCCATCCGGGGCGGCGGCTTCTATTACGACTCCTTCGCCGCCCACATCGCGAACATCGGCGCGGGAGACCCGACGCAGCGCGATGCCTCGATTGGCGTGCGCGTCTGCGCGTCCTTCACGCCCCGGTAG
- a CDS encoding kelch repeat-containing protein, with amino-acid sequence MTVEHMRVPGASCVPGARWGLTWSVLLCVALGCDPGVELEARSSRGAGLPVGTSRKLEEQPRLESVPGLADAPRPVDRAPALRAWREAPSEDRALALARAYFPQRSAAPAQATDPAVLRVSLAETEGGTVELATRGYLFKVRPGQGGTAPVTKQEKGARFYGARHFWLAEGGAAAEAAGPWLTSRVDDFFVVDGCGTPYRASYEVQVPEGIDAVRDAGEYLEFLDARSAPVLRLHYPVARDGAGKGRRGEVRLHGAALTGRGALALDSRVLRVELEVDLEGLDGPVLLGPAWSSTGSMAIGRTYATSTLLPDGTVLVAGGEGYYSRTSSAERYDPATGTWSSAGTMSSSRSIHTATLLPNGKVLVAGGTGSFASAELYDPAAGTWSITGGMNSSDSASTATLLPDGRVLVAGGWSGTTRAELYDPATETWQAAGSMRQPHYYHTATLLPDGRVLVAGGSGYQSSAVAELYDPVTDSWSTTGALNAPRYFHTATLLPDGEVLVAAGRNESTSALSSAELYDPATGTWRMTGALAEARPYPSAALLPDGRVLVMGGGAGSTLTERYDPATGTWTAVGSMMRSHYFHTATLLSDGRVLVAGGYQDYSASNSAEVYDPGAAAWSDTGSLSLGRSSPVATLLTTGRVLVVGGIDATGTPTARAELHDVASGSWSATGPMTTARTGFTVTPLRSGQVLVVGGSDASDTLSSAELYDPVAGVWRATGSLTTARTHHAAALLPDGRVLVTGGRGGSGLVAPAELYDPASGTWASAGSLLTARAHHTATTLPSGRVLVSGGEDPTGFVARAELYDPATGQWTASGSLLTARARHTATLLSTGRVLVLGGTGSGNATLASAELFNPTTGRWSTTGSLTTARTHHTATLLPSGAVMVAGGSDSTGALASVETHDPARGLASTAVPLATARSLHAATLLPDGRVMVAGGSGSTSGLASVEVFDDTGALDAWRPLVAPPAPARPEAPFTVRGSRFRGISEAHGGGFHSSATNFPIVHLSPMERGSRTRLTLREFSDTSAVVSAPPGTEGFYLLTVTVNAVRGGTVLYIDGRPPAVPVLTSPAALVNSTTPTIAGTAEAGSTVTVTVDRGVVGTALADASGHWSFVPASALAQGAHTVSVAATDAAGNEGHGTEERHFTVDSVAPAAPVLTSPDALIGGATPTVAGTAEADSTVEVRLDGAVVGTVRAASSGAWSLALTAPLAHGAHVATATATDAAGNASALSADRRFMVDTLAPEAPVLTGPAVLVSTVTPVIEGKAEPGSTVTVRLDGFVVGTAVTNGVGGFSLRPDEALAQGLSTATATATDAVGNTSAASAPRGFTVDTLAPAAPILTGPASRVATTTPTLEGTAEPGSRVAVKLDGIDLGSATANASGAWSLTPGAPVSRGAHLATAIATDAAGNASLPSAPRGFTVSSALPAPPVLTAPAAMVGSAQPTIEGRAEAGALVTVLVDGVEAGTVSVDAFGTWRFTPSSELAQGAHRVTATATDAEGNASAASAAREFTVDSVAPEKPQVLTPASGESVGADAVSFSGKAEAGSAVTVSVDGAVMGRVTAAQDGTWSFTSPYALSAGDHQVSATATDGAGNVSPEAVHGFQVESGGCGCSSSPTGGFVPMVGLMALWMWGRRRRAA; translated from the coding sequence ATGACGGTGGAGCACATGCGGGTCCCGGGGGCGTCATGCGTCCCCGGCGCACGGTGGGGGCTGACGTGGAGCGTCTTGCTGTGCGTGGCACTGGGCTGCGACCCGGGCGTGGAACTGGAGGCGCGCTCCAGCAGGGGCGCCGGCCTTCCCGTCGGGACGTCACGCAAGCTCGAGGAGCAGCCCCGGCTGGAGTCGGTGCCGGGCCTGGCCGATGCTCCACGGCCCGTCGACCGCGCCCCCGCGCTGCGGGCCTGGCGCGAGGCGCCGAGTGAGGACCGGGCGCTGGCGCTGGCGCGGGCGTACTTCCCGCAGCGCTCCGCCGCCCCGGCACAGGCGACGGACCCGGCCGTGCTGCGGGTCAGCCTTGCGGAGACGGAGGGTGGGACGGTGGAGCTGGCCACCCGTGGCTACCTGTTCAAGGTCCGGCCCGGGCAGGGCGGCACGGCGCCGGTGACGAAGCAGGAGAAGGGTGCGCGCTTCTACGGTGCGCGGCACTTCTGGCTGGCGGAGGGAGGGGCCGCCGCGGAAGCCGCCGGGCCGTGGCTCACGTCACGGGTGGACGACTTCTTCGTGGTGGACGGCTGTGGCACGCCGTACCGGGCCTCGTACGAGGTGCAGGTGCCCGAGGGCATCGACGCGGTGAGGGACGCGGGCGAGTACCTGGAATTCCTCGACGCCCGGAGCGCGCCGGTGCTGCGGCTGCACTACCCGGTGGCGCGGGACGGCGCGGGGAAGGGCCGGCGGGGTGAGGTGAGGCTTCACGGGGCCGCGCTCACGGGACGTGGTGCACTCGCGCTCGACAGCCGCGTGCTGAGGGTGGAGCTGGAGGTGGACCTGGAGGGGCTCGATGGCCCCGTGCTGCTGGGCCCCGCGTGGAGCAGCACGGGCTCGATGGCGATTGGACGGACGTACGCCACCTCGACGCTCCTGCCCGACGGCACGGTGCTCGTCGCGGGAGGGGAGGGGTACTACTCCCGCACCTCCAGCGCCGAGCGGTACGACCCGGCCACGGGCACGTGGAGCTCGGCCGGAACGATGTCCAGCTCCCGCTCCATCCACACGGCCACGCTGCTACCCAACGGCAAGGTGCTCGTGGCCGGTGGCACGGGCTCCTTCGCGAGCGCGGAGCTGTACGACCCGGCGGCGGGGACGTGGAGCATCACCGGCGGCATGAACAGCAGCGACTCCGCCAGCACGGCGACGCTGCTGCCCGACGGGAGGGTGCTCGTGGCGGGAGGCTGGTCCGGCACCACCCGCGCCGAGCTGTATGACCCGGCGACGGAGACCTGGCAGGCCGCCGGCTCGATGCGGCAGCCGCACTACTACCACACGGCCACGCTGCTTCCGGATGGCCGGGTGCTGGTGGCGGGAGGCTCGGGCTACCAGAGCTCCGCCGTCGCGGAGCTGTACGACCCGGTGACGGATTCCTGGAGCACCACCGGCGCGTTGAACGCTCCCCGCTACTTCCACACGGCGACGCTGCTGCCCGATGGCGAGGTGCTCGTCGCCGCGGGCAGGAACGAGTCGACGTCCGCCCTGAGCAGCGCGGAGCTGTATGACCCGGCCACGGGGACCTGGCGCATGACGGGCGCGCTCGCCGAGGCGCGTCCCTATCCCTCGGCGGCGCTGCTGCCGGACGGCAGGGTGCTCGTGATGGGGGGCGGTGCGGGCAGCACCCTCACGGAGCGCTACGACCCGGCGACGGGCACCTGGACGGCCGTGGGGTCGATGATGCGCTCCCACTACTTCCACACGGCCACGCTGCTGTCCGATGGCCGCGTGCTGGTGGCCGGGGGCTACCAGGACTACAGCGCGTCCAACAGCGCCGAGGTCTACGACCCGGGGGCCGCGGCCTGGAGCGACACGGGCTCGCTCTCCCTGGGGCGCTCCAGTCCCGTCGCGACGCTGCTGACCACGGGGCGGGTGCTGGTGGTCGGAGGCATCGATGCCACCGGCACGCCCACCGCCCGTGCCGAGCTGCACGACGTGGCCTCGGGGAGCTGGAGCGCCACGGGCCCGATGACCACCGCGCGCACCGGCTTCACCGTGACGCCGCTGCGCTCGGGACAGGTGCTCGTGGTCGGCGGCAGCGATGCCTCGGACACCCTGTCCAGCGCGGAGCTGTATGACCCGGTGGCGGGCGTCTGGCGCGCCACGGGCTCGCTGACCACCGCCCGCACCCACCATGCGGCGGCGCTGCTGCCCGATGGCCGGGTGCTCGTCACCGGCGGACGTGGCGGCTCGGGCCTGGTGGCACCCGCGGAGCTGTATGACCCAGCGTCGGGGACGTGGGCTTCCGCGGGCTCGCTGCTCACGGCTCGCGCCCACCACACGGCGACGACGCTGCCCTCGGGCAGGGTGCTCGTGTCGGGGGGCGAGGACCCGACGGGCTTCGTGGCGCGCGCGGAGCTGTACGACCCGGCGACGGGCCAGTGGACGGCCTCGGGCTCGCTGCTCACGGCTCGCGCCCGTCACACGGCGACGCTCCTGTCCACCGGGCGGGTGCTGGTCCTCGGCGGCACGGGCAGCGGCAATGCCACGCTCGCCAGCGCGGAGCTGTTCAACCCGACGACGGGCCGGTGGAGCACCACGGGCTCGCTGACCACGGCCCGCACCCACCACACCGCGACGCTGCTGCCCTCGGGTGCGGTGATGGTGGCCGGCGGCAGCGACTCCACGGGCGCCCTGGCGAGCGTGGAGACGCATGACCCGGCGAGGGGCCTCGCCAGCACGGCCGTCCCGCTGGCCACCGCCCGCTCCCTCCATGCCGCGACGCTGCTGCCGGACGGCAGGGTGATGGTGGCAGGCGGCTCCGGCTCCACGAGCGGCCTCGCCAGCGTGGAGGTCTTCGACGACACGGGCGCCCTCGACGCGTGGCGGCCGCTCGTGGCACCGCCGGCTCCCGCGCGGCCGGAGGCGCCCTTCACCGTGCGCGGCTCCCGGTTCCGCGGCATCTCCGAGGCGCATGGCGGCGGCTTCCACTCCTCCGCGACCAACTTCCCCATCGTCCACCTCTCGCCGATGGAAAGGGGCTCCCGGACGCGCCTGACCCTGCGGGAGTTCTCCGACACCTCGGCGGTGGTGAGCGCGCCGCCCGGAACGGAGGGCTTCTACCTGCTGACGGTGACGGTCAACGCCGTCCGGGGGGGAACGGTGCTCTACATCGACGGGCGGCCTCCGGCCGTGCCGGTGCTCACGTCCCCGGCCGCGCTCGTGAACAGCACGACGCCGACCATCGCTGGCACGGCCGAGGCCGGCAGCACCGTGACGGTGACGGTGGACCGCGGGGTGGTGGGGACCGCGCTGGCGGATGCCTCGGGACACTGGAGCTTCGTCCCGGCCTCGGCGCTGGCGCAGGGCGCGCATACCGTCTCCGTGGCTGCCACGGATGCGGCGGGCAACGAGGGCCACGGCACGGAGGAGCGTCACTTCACGGTGGACTCGGTGGCCCCGGCCGCGCCGGTGCTCACGTCCCCGGACGCCCTCATCGGCGGCGCGACGCCGACCGTCGCGGGCACCGCCGAGGCGGACAGCACGGTGGAGGTGCGGCTGGACGGTGCGGTGGTGGGGACGGTGCGGGCGGCCTCCTCGGGCGCGTGGAGCCTGGCACTGACCGCTCCGCTGGCGCACGGCGCGCATGTGGCCACCGCCACCGCCACCGACGCGGCGGGCAACGCCAGCGCGCTCTCGGCGGACCGTCGCTTCATGGTGGACACGCTGGCGCCGGAGGCCCCGGTGCTCACGGGGCCGGCGGTGCTCGTGAGCACGGTGACGCCGGTCATCGAAGGGAAGGCGGAGCCGGGCAGCACGGTGACGGTGCGGCTGGACGGGTTCGTGGTGGGCACGGCGGTCACCAATGGCGTCGGGGGCTTCAGCCTGCGTCCGGACGAGGCGCTGGCGCAGGGGCTCTCCACTGCCACGGCCACGGCGACCGATGCCGTGGGCAACACCAGCGCCGCCTCCGCGCCTCGCGGCTTCACGGTGGACACGCTGGCACCTGCGGCGCCCATCCTCACGGGCCCGGCGTCCAGGGTGGCCACCACGACGCCGACCCTCGAGGGGACCGCGGAGCCGGGCAGCCGGGTGGCGGTGAAGCTGGATGGCATCGACCTCGGTAGCGCCACGGCCAATGCGTCGGGAGCGTGGAGCCTCACTCCCGGTGCGCCGGTGTCGCGAGGGGCTCACCTGGCGACCGCCATCGCCACCGACGCGGCGGGGAACGCGAGCCTCCCGTCCGCACCTCGGGGCTTCACCGTGTCCTCGGCGCTGCCGGCGCCGCCCGTGCTGACGGCCCCGGCGGCGATGGTCGGCTCCGCGCAGCCCACCATCGAGGGACGGGCAGAGGCGGGCGCCCTGGTGACGGTGCTCGTGGATGGAGTCGAGGCGGGCACGGTGAGCGTCGACGCCTTCGGGACCTGGCGCTTCACTCCGTCCTCGGAGCTGGCGCAGGGGGCGCACCGGGTCACCGCCACCGCCACAGATGCCGAGGGCAACGCGAGCGCTGCCTCGGCCGCGCGGGAGTTCACGGTGGACAGCGTGGCGCCGGAGAAGCCCCAGGTCCTCACGCCCGCCAGCGGGGAGTCGGTGGGGGCCGACGCGGTGTCCTTCTCGGGCAAGGCCGAGGCGGGCAGCGCCGTCACGGTGAGCGTGGACGGGGCGGTGATGGGGAGGGTCACCGCCGCCCAGGACGGCACGTGGAGCTTCACGTCGCCCTATGCCCTGAGCGCGGGTGACCACCAGGTGTCGGCCACCGCCACGGACGGTGCGGGCAACGTGAGCCCGGAAGCCGTGCATGGCTTCCAGGTGGAGTCGGGCGGCTGCGGCTGCTCGTCTTCGCCCACGGGTGGCTTCGTACCCATGGTGGGCCTGATGGCCCTGTGGATGTGGGGGCGCCGCCGCCGAGCGGCGTGA